The Morococcus cerebrosus sequence TAACTTCAATACGACACCATCAACAATTAATTGAGTAGCATCAGGTGCTTTTACCAATGCTCCGTTAAAGGTGTACCGGCGGTTGTGCCCTGATAATGTAGCAATTGTGTTCCCGTTGGTGTTTTTGATATCCAATCCTTCCAATTCCCCTTTGTGGAAACGATTTTTGTCAATAAAGAATCCAGTATTACTTAATTTTTTTTCCGTCGGTTTATCTTGTGTTGACGGCACGATCTCATTGCCTGATTTATTTTCGCTAACTTGTTCGGTTGTTTGTGATGCTTGTTGATCACTTTCTCTAGAATACTTATTCTCAGAGGACGAACCCGAGCTTACAGTATCAGGATTCACTGTCGGTGTCGGTGCAGCTGTCGGTGTCGTACCACCTCCTCCGCCTCCTCCGCAAGCTCCTAATAGAATTGCTGTCGCACAAAGCAAGAAAGATTTTTTCATTTGATATTCCTGTGTTTGAATATGAAGATGTATTGAAAAATGTAATAGCTAGTTATTGCCGACATTTTGCTTTACTAATTAATGCATAAATTTGCAAAGATATGCCATTCAGGATAATATATTTACCGCGCATCCCTTATCAATACCAATTATTATGCTTTAAGACCGTTTATCGGAATAATTTCCCAATTTTAATTACATTCGACTACAAGGAGGCTGTGAATGTCCGTCAATGACAAAATCCGTGCTTTGCGCGAGTTGAACAATTGGTCACAGGAAGATATGGCAGAACGGCTGAATATGTCGAAAAGCAGTTATTCTCGGCTTGAACGGGACGAGAGAAAATTGGATTTAGCAAAGTTGGAAAAGTTGGCGGCAATTTTTAAAATCGATATTGGCGAGTTGGTTGCTTCGGATGATAAAGAATTAGTTTTGTTGATCGGAACGAACAACAGCAACAATCCCGATTATGGGGCAAATGGGCAGATTACGATTGAACTCGAAAAACTAAAGCTAGGCTTGGAACACAGCCGTGAACTGCTGGCTCACAAGGATTTGCTGCTGGCGCAAAAGGATCGGGAGATTTCAGCTTTGCGGCAGTTGGTAGCGCAGCTGCAAAAGTAAGTTATTAAAGAATGGAAGGTCGTCTGAAATTTCAGACGACCTTTTGTTGTATGAATTTTGTAAAATTTAGGAATAATCGGAACCTGCCCGTACAGCCGCGTTCCAATTACTTTCATCTTTTTAGGACTCGGATGTTCAAAAAAGCCCTTGTTTTCATATTGGTTTTGTTCTTTACCGCCGCGCTTTTGCCGCTGTGGATTATGTGGCGCGATTTTTGGGTGTCGCGCTTGGATGCGGATACGGTGCGTCCGGCGGATACTGCGGTTGTGCTTTCGACCCGCTCTTATGAAGGAGGTCGTCTGAATCCTTGTTTGGTGGCGCGCGTTGAAGCGTCCGTCGAGCTGTATCGTGCCGGCAAGGTGAAGAAGCTGGTGATGTCTGGCGGAGTCAGCCGTGATTTGCAGTCCTCTGCGGGCAATATGCAAATGATTGCGGAGAAAATGGGCGTACCGAAGGCAGACATTATTCAGGAACGGGAAGCGGGCAATACGTTTGAAAACATCGTGTTCAGCCGAAAATTTATTGAAAACAGCCCGCGCGTCGTCATTGTCAGCGCCGGTTTTCATTTGGCGCGGGCGCGGATGATGGCGGACAAGCAGTGGCAGGGGCACGATATTCAGGTGTATGCCGCGCCGTTTTGTTCCGAGCCTTACGGCGGCTATGGTTTCACGGTATTGCGCGAGTCGGCGGCGTTTGTCAAAAACGCTTTGAAGGGAAGGTTGTAGTTTCAGACGACCCGAATGTATATCGTTAAATCATGTATAATTGCAAACAATTTGACTGTTTGATTTAACCGTTTGACCGACCTACCGACAGGACTCCGACATGATCAACCCTATCGCTGCACTTTCCCCCCTAGACGGCCGCTACGCCAAATCTGTTGAAGCATTGCGTCCGATTTTCTCCGAATACGGCCTGATGAGGGCGCGCGTCAAAGTCGAATTGAGCTGGCTCAAAGCCCTTGCCGCCGAACCGAAAATTACCGAAATTCCCGCCTTCAGCGATTTCACACTTGCCGAAATCGACAAAGTCATCCAAAATTTTTCATTGGAAGACGCAGCCGCCGTCAAAGCCATCGAAGCGACCACCAATCACGATGTCAAAGCCATCGAATACTGGCTTAAAGAACGCTTCGCCGGCGTACCCGAAGTCGCCGCCGCCAGCGAGTTTATCCACTTTGCCTGCACCAGCGAAGACATCAACAATCTGTCCCACGCCCTGATGCTGCAAGAAGCGCGCGAAACCGTCATCCTGCCCAAACTTGCCGAAATCATCGAAAAACTCACCGGCATGGCGCATGACCTTGCCGCCGTCCCCATGATGAGCCGCACCCACGGCCAGCCCGCCACACCGACCACCTTGGGCAAAGAAACCGCCAACATCGTGTACCGCCTGCAACGCCAGTTCAAAAACCTTCAGGCGCAAGAATTCCTCGGCAAAATCAACGGCGCGGTCGGCAACTACAACGCCCACATGGTCGCCTATCCCGACGTCGATTGGGAAACCCACTGCCGCAACTTCGTCGAAATCAGCCTCGGCCTGACCTTCAACCCCTACACCATCCAAATCGAGCCGCACGACTACATGGCTGAATTCTTCCAAACCCTCAGCCGCATCAACACCATCCTGATTGACTTCAACCGCGACGTTTGGGGTTATATTTCATTGGGTTACTTCAAACAAAAAGTCAAAGCGGGCGAAGTCGGCTCTTCCACCATGCCGCACAAAGTCAACCCCATCGACTTTGAAAACTCCGAAGGCAATCTCGGCATGGCCAACGCCGTATTAGGCTTTTTATCTGAAAAACTGCCCGTTTCCCGCTGGCAGCGCGACCTGACCGACAGCACCGTCCTGCGCAATATGGGCGTAGGCGTAGGCTATGCCGTATTAGGCTTCGCCGCCCACCTGCGCGGCCTGAACAAGCTCGAACCCAACCCCGCCGCGCTGGCCGCCGATTTGGATGCCACTTGGGAGCTGCTCGCCGAACCGATTCAAACCGTGATGCGCCGCCACGGCGTCGCCAATCCTTACGAAAAACTGAAAGACCTGACGCGCGGCAAAGGCGGCATCACGCCCGAAGTGCTGAAAGTCTTCATCGAATCGCTGGAAATCCCCGCCGAAGCCAAATCCCAACTGCTCGCCCTGACCCCCGCGCTGTACATCGGCAAGGCAGAAGAATTAGCGAAACGGATTTGATACCGTCTTAATGATTTGAGATTGAGTTGAAACAAAAGGTCGTCTGAAAACCAAGATTCAGGGGTTTCAGACGACCTTTCGTCATATTAAGAGTAGCGTGGGCTTTGCCCACGACTTTCAACCCGAACATCAGAATCCAATCATTTCTATTCATTCGTGGGCAAAGCCCACGCTACGGGCTTAGTTTTTGATACAGAACCCGCCACCAGCCGTCATTCCCGCACAGGCGGGAATCCATCGGAAATTTGAAGAAACAGGTGCTTGAAAAACATTTGCCGAAATTCAAAAATGGATTCCCGCCTGCGCGGGAATGACGACGACCGGTAAGTTGCATACCGAAAATAAAGTAATTCAGCTATACCCACAAAATAAATACAAGTACACACACCCAATTCAGACTGACAGACGGCAAATCCCGCGGGCAAAGCCCACGCTACGGGGTTGGCTTATCTCTCAAAGCGTGTTTTGATGAATAAAGGTCGTCTGAAACCCGTGTCCGGCTTTGCGGCATCACCAGCCCGCCTGTCACTCGACCTTTCGCTTAGGCTTCAAACGTACCCAGCCAAATCCGCCAGCTTTCGTCGGTGTCGGCGCAGATGGTCAGGGTTTCGCCGTTTTCGATGCTTTGGAACGAGAGGCTGCGGGCGTGAAGCATGAGGCGGGTGGTGCCGAGATGAGCGGCGGTGGCGTGGTTTTGGCGCAGGTCGCCGTAGTTGGTGTCGCCGACGATGGGGTGGAAGATGTGTTTCATGTGGCGGCGCAGTTGGTGTTTGCGGCCTGTGTGCGGGACGAGTTCTGCCCACGAGTAGCGCGAGGTCGGGTAGCGGGCGGCGGATTGGAAGGGCAATTCGGTGCGCGCAAGGCAGCGGTATCGGGTTTGGGCTTCTTGGAGGGTGGCTTCGGTTTGGGATTCGGCGATTTTGTCGGGCTGATATTTGAGGGGGTAGTCGATGAGTCCGTCGTCGGGCAAATATCCGCGCACGATTGCCCAGTAGGTTTTGCGTGTGGTTTTTTGTTCGAACTGCTGCGTCAGCAGGCGGGCGGCTTCGGGGTCGAGGGCAAACAGGAGGATGCCGGATGTGGGGCGGTCGAGGCGGTGGGCGGGATAGACGTGTTGTCCGATTTGGTCGCGCAGGGTCTGCATGACGAACTGTGTTTCGTGGCGGTCGAGCCAGCTTCGGTGGACGAGCATTCCGGCGGGTTTGTTGACGGCGATGGTGCGGCTGTCGCGGTAGAGGATGTCGAGCATGGCGGGATGTGGGCGGAAATGGGGGATTGTAACGCAAGCGGTCGCGGCTGAGACGGCAATCTTGAGGCAGAAACGCATGATTCGGTTCAAATAAGGAACACTTGCTGCCGTTCATGTTTGCGTTTTCAGACGACCTCGGGTTCTGTCGGTTACAATGTGGGGGTTTAACAAGATGAAGGAAAAACCGTGAGCCTGCTCAAAAAACTGCCCAAGCCTATGCTGACCGATGAGGCGCGCCGCGAGATTCAGGCGCGGGAGTCGTATCATGTTTTGAAGATTATTTCGGAATTTGTCGAAGCGGGCGAGGAGCTGCGGGCGATTCAGCCTGCGGTCAGCATTTACGGCAGCGCGCGCACGCCGGAAAACCATCCCGATTATGAATTTACGCTGCGGCTGGCACGCAAGCTCTCGGATGCCGGTTTTTCCGTCATTTCGGGCGGCGGGCCGGGGATTATGGAAGCGGCGAACAAGGGTGCGTTTGCGGGCGCAAGCCCTGCGGTGGGGCTGAATATCGTGTTGCCGCACGAACAAAAAGCCAATCCGTATCAGGATTTGTCCATCAAGTTCCAACATTTCTTCCCGCGCAAAGTGATGTTTGTGAAACACGCGGTCGCGTATGTCGTCATGCCCGGCGGCTTCGGCACGCTGGACGAATTGTTTGAAAGCCTGACGCTGGTGCAGACGGGCAAAACGCCCGACCGTCCGATTATCTTGGTGGGCAAGGATTTCTGGTCGGGCTTGTTGGACTGGATACGCAAAGAGCTGCTCGGGCGCGGGCTGATTTCGGAAGCGGATATGGATTTAATCCGACTGATTGACGGCGAAGACGAAATCATCGAAGAAATCTTCGCGCATTACGAAAACCGCTTGGAAGATTTTTCCGAAGGCGTCAACGCGTGGTCGCTTGGATTGTGACGGGCTGCGAGGTCGTCTGAAAACCTTCCGAACCTCGCGGGTTGAGCTGAAATCAAGACAAGCGGCAACGCCGTATCGGTTTCCAGTTAACCCGATATGTAGTGGATTAAATTTAAATCAGGACAAGGCGAGGCAACGCCGTACTGGTTTAAAGTTAAGCCACTATAGAATCGTTTCAGACGACCCCTGCCTATTTCGGTACAATACCTTTTCGCCGCAAGGCAGCCACGCCGCTGCGAACATTCCCTTTATCCACCCCACCCGACCCAACCGTTCATGACCGATACCGCCCAAATCATCACCAGCTACGGCCGCCGCTACATCGTGCGCACGCCCGACGGCAAAACCTACGAAGCCAGCACGCGCAAAAAGCGGGTGGACTTCGCCTGCGGCGACCGCGTGCATATCCAAACCGTCAACGCCGAACAAGCCGTCATCGAAGACTACCTGCCGCGCGAAAGCCTGCTCTACCGTCAAGACGCTTGGAAAACCAAGCTCATCGCCGCCAACGTCAGCCAGCTCCTTATCGTTACCGCCGCCGTTCCCTCGCCAAGCGAAGCCCTGCTGCAACGCGCCCTCCTTGCCGCCGAAGCCGCGGGTATCCAAGCCGTCATCATCCTGAACAAAGCCGACCTGCCCGAAACCGCCCTCTGGCGCGAAAAACTCAAATTCTACGAAACGCTCGGTTATCCCGTCATCGAAACCCGCGCGCTGGAAAACGCCGACGTCCTGCGCCCCGTCCTGCAAGGGCATACCAACATCCTGCTCGGACAAAGCGGCATGGGCAAATCCACCCTGACCAACGCCCTCTTGGGCAACCAAACCGCCCGCACCGGCGACATCTCCACCGCGCTCGACTCCGGCAAACACACCACCACCCACGCCCAGCTTTACGATTTAAACGAAGAAACCCAATTAATCGACTCCCCCGGTTTGCAAGAATTCGGGCTGCACCACCTAGAAGCCGCCGACCTGCTGCAATACTTCCCCGACCTGAACCACCTCGTCGGACAATGCCGCTTCCACAACTGCACCCACCGCGCCGAACCCGGCTGCGCCGTCAAAGCCGCCGTCGAAACAGGCGAAGCCAAACCCGAACGCATCGAGTTTTTGCAACGGATAACGGATGAATTGTTGAGATAGGGTAGGCAGTCGGAATTGTCTTTGTGAAATAAAAAAACGTCGTCTGAAAACTTGTAAAACAGGTTTTCAAACGACCTTTTTTCATAACGGCAAACTTACGCAACCGCAGGAGCGACGGCTTTCACATAGTTCAGCGCGATAAACTGCTTTTCGGGATCAAGCTCGGTGATTTTGAGCAGGACTTGCGATTTGGGCAGCGCGTCAAACGGAATACCGGTCGCGCGCGTTACCAGCGGCAGCCCCTCAATGCGGACGAGGTCTTCCTTGAGGATGGTAGCCGTCAGCTCGTTCGTGCCTTGCTGTTGCAGGTACACGAGGCTCCAGTAGGCTTCCATTTGGCGTTGGAAGTCGGCGTAGGCTGTATAGGCAGTATCGAAGTCGCGCAGCGCGGCGAAAAGCTCGGCATCGCTGTTTTGGTACAGCGTCTCGGCAGTGTCGTCTATCAGGCTGAGGAGTTGTTTTTGGTTGATGTAGTCGGCGGCGCGGCGCAGCGGCGAGGTGAACCAGCCGTAATGCTGTACGCCCATGCCGATGTGCGGCTCGGATTTGGTGCTCATGCGCACTTTTCCGGCGGGTTGCACGCGGAAGAGGCCGGGCAGGTCGTTATCATGGAGCATCTGCGCCCAAGTGCTGTTGGCGAGTATCATCATCTCGCTGACCAGCGTATCGATGGGCGAACCGCGTTCGCGGCGGACGACGGAGACTTTGCCTTCCTCATCCAATTCGATGCTGTAATCGTATTGCGGCGCGCGGTCGGATTCGTATTTGCCGCGTGCTTTTTGCAGGGCGACGGCAAATTGGTGCAACCAAATCAGGTCTTGATGATGGGCGAACATCATTTCACCGGCTTCGTCCAAGCCGGTTTCGGCGTTGAAATGCGGCTCGATGGCTTGGATGCGCAGGTTTTCGGCGATGTTGACGGCTTCGATTTTGCAGGTCGGCTCGCCGACGTTGAACTCGCCGTCCACATCGAAATAAATGCTGACGGCAGGACGGTACGCGCCCGCATCAAGGCTGAACGCGGCAATCCAGTTTTCGGGCAGCATGGTGATTTTTCCGCCGGGAAAATAGACCGTGCTCAAGCGTTCCATGATGTTTTTTTCCATTTTGTCGCCCGGTTTAACGGCGAGCGACGGCGCGGCGATGTGGATGCCGACGCGCTTCGTGCCGTTGCCCAAATCGGTCAGGCTCAAGGCATCGTCCACTTCGGTGGTTGATTCGTCGTCGATGGAAAAGGCGGTAACGTCGGCCTTGGGCAGGTCGGGCATTTCAGGAAGGGGGAGGTCGGGGAAACCTGTTCCTTTGGGGAAGTATTTGATTTCAAACCCGTCTTGCAGATATTGGGGGATGGACGTAATGCCGCCCGTCTTTTTCGCCAATTCGTAGGCGGAGGTTTTCAGCGCGTCGGCGGCTTTGGTAAAGGCTTTGTAGGTCAGCGACTGCTTGTCGGGAGCGTGCAGGATGGTTTTCAAATCCGCCGCGATTTCAGACGGCATCTCGCCGCGTTTCAAGGCTTCCGCCCAAGCGTCGATTTGCGCATCTTGCTGTTTTTTGCGTTCGATGGCGGCAAGCGCTTGTTTCAAAGTTTCTTCAGGTGCGGCTTTGAACACGCCTTTGGCTTTTTTGTAGAAATACATCGGCGCGGCGTAAAGTGCAATCAAGGTTGCCGCCAGCTCGGTTTTGGTCGGCGCATGGCCGTAATATTCTTCGGCAATCGCCTCGGCGGAAAATTCTTCTTCGCCGCATACTTCCCACAATAAATCGGTGTCAATGTCCGCCGCCTGCGCCTGCGCGTTCTCCAAAAACGCCGCCATATCGCCGTCGAACTCGGCAAAGACGTTGTTCGCCTTCACTTTGGTGCGCTTGCCGTGTTGGGTATCGACTTGGTAGGTGGCGTCGTTTTTTTGGACGATGGCGGCGACTTTGAATTGGCCGGACTCTTCGTAAAAGATATTCATGTATTGCTGCTGTCAGGTTGAAGTGGGAAACGGACGATTTTAGCAGATTCTTGTTGATAAAGACGGACAAAAGGTCGTCTGAAAAACTTGCCCTCCCCTTCTCATTTCATAGAAACCGCCTTTTCAGACGACCTTTGACGACTTTGACCGCGCTCAAAACTGCTGCGCTCCGCTCATGCTGCCCGATTTGAAATAATTTTTTTAAAAATAAAAGGATAGCCTTGCATAGTGGATTAACTTTAAACCAGTACCGCGTTGTCTCGCCTTGCCGTACTATCTGTACTGTCTGCGGCTTCGTCGCCTTGTCCTGATTTAAATTTAATCCACTATATTTTGCCTGAGGTCGTCTGAAAACCTGCGCTTTGCAAACCTGTGGTTTAGGATTAGTATAACTATACCAATTTATCCCAAATCCATTTCAAATCATTCACTTCGGAGAGATTCCATGAGCTACACGGCCCCTGTAAACGAATTGCGTTTCGGCATCCGCGTGCACGGCAGGTTGGACGAAGTCCTGCAACTGCCCCATGCGGAAGGTTTGGATGCGGAAACGGTGGATGCGGTGCTGGACGAAGCGGCGCGGTTTGCCTCGGAGCAATGGGCGGACACCAACCGCACCGGCGACCTGCACGGCGCAGGTTTTTCAGACGACGTGATTACCACCCATCCCGATTTGGCGCGTGCCTACTATGATTTCTGCGAAGCGGGTTGGGCGGGTTTGCGCGCGCCGGCGGAGTTTGGCGGGCAGGGGCTGCCTGCGGTCGTGTCGGCGGCGTGTGAAGAGATGTGGTGCGCCGCCAACCTCGCCCTGTCGCTGATGCCGATGCTGACGCTGGGGGCGGTGGACGCGCTGTTCAAACACGGCAGCGAGGAGCAGAAACAGACCTATCTGCCGAAAATGTGCAGCGGCGAATGGGCGGGAACGATGAATTTGAGCGAACCGCAGGCGGGTTCGGATTTGAACCATATCGCCACCCGCGCCGTACCGAAAGAAAACGGTGCGTATGCCCTCAGCGGGCAGAAAATTTTCATCACTTGGGGCGATCAGGAAATGACGGAAAACATCGTCCATCTGGTACTCGCAC is a genomic window containing:
- the purB gene encoding adenylosuccinate lyase, with the protein product MINPIAALSPLDGRYAKSVEALRPIFSEYGLMRARVKVELSWLKALAAEPKITEIPAFSDFTLAEIDKVIQNFSLEDAAAVKAIEATTNHDVKAIEYWLKERFAGVPEVAAASEFIHFACTSEDINNLSHALMLQEARETVILPKLAEIIEKLTGMAHDLAAVPMMSRTHGQPATPTTLGKETANIVYRLQRQFKNLQAQEFLGKINGAVGNYNAHMVAYPDVDWETHCRNFVEISLGLTFNPYTIQIEPHDYMAEFFQTLSRINTILIDFNRDVWGYISLGYFKQKVKAGEVGSSTMPHKVNPIDFENSEGNLGMANAVLGFLSEKLPVSRWQRDLTDSTVLRNMGVGVGYAVLGFAAHLRGLNKLEPNPAALAADLDATWELLAEPIQTVMRRHGVANPYEKLKDLTRGKGGITPEVLKVFIESLEIPAEAKSQLLALTPALYIGKAEELAKRI
- a CDS encoding helix-turn-helix domain-containing protein; this encodes MSVNDKIRALRELNNWSQEDMAERLNMSKSSYSRLERDERKLDLAKLEKLAAIFKIDIGELVASDDKELVLLIGTNNSNNPDYGANGQITIELEKLKLGLEHSRELLAHKDLLLAQKDREISALRQLVAQLQK
- a CDS encoding TIGR00730 family Rossman fold protein, giving the protein MSLLKKLPKPMLTDEARREIQARESYHVLKIISEFVEAGEELRAIQPAVSIYGSARTPENHPDYEFTLRLARKLSDAGFSVISGGGPGIMEAANKGAFAGASPAVGLNIVLPHEQKANPYQDLSIKFQHFFPRKVMFVKHAVAYVVMPGGFGTLDELFESLTLVQTGKTPDRPIILVGKDFWSGLLDWIRKELLGRGLISEADMDLIRLIDGEDEIIEEIFAHYENRLEDFSEGVNAWSLGL
- the truC gene encoding tRNA pseudouridine(65) synthase TruC, with amino-acid sequence MLDILYRDSRTIAVNKPAGMLVHRSWLDRHETQFVMQTLRDQIGQHVYPAHRLDRPTSGILLFALDPEAARLLTQQFEQKTTRKTYWAIVRGYLPDDGLIDYPLKYQPDKIAESQTEATLQEAQTRYRCLARTELPFQSAARYPTSRYSWAELVPHTGRKHQLRRHMKHIFHPIVGDTNYGDLRQNHATAAHLGTTRLMLHARSLSFQSIENGETLTICADTDESWRIWLGTFEA
- a CDS encoding ribonuclease catalytic domain-containing protein; its protein translation is MNIFYEESGQFKVAAIVQKNDATYQVDTQHGKRTKVKANNVFAEFDGDMAAFLENAQAQAADIDTDLLWEVCGEEEFSAEAIAEEYYGHAPTKTELAATLIALYAAPMYFYKKAKGVFKAAPEETLKQALAAIERKKQQDAQIDAWAEALKRGEMPSEIAADLKTILHAPDKQSLTYKAFTKAADALKTSAYELAKKTGGITSIPQYLQDGFEIKYFPKGTGFPDLPLPEMPDLPKADVTAFSIDDESTTEVDDALSLTDLGNGTKRVGIHIAAPSLAVKPGDKMEKNIMERLSTVYFPGGKITMLPENWIAAFSLDAGAYRPAVSIYFDVDGEFNVGEPTCKIEAVNIAENLRIQAIEPHFNAETGLDEAGEMMFAHHQDLIWLHQFAVALQKARGKYESDRAPQYDYSIELDEEGKVSVVRRERGSPIDTLVSEMMILANSTWAQMLHDNDLPGLFRVQPAGKVRMSTKSEPHIGMGVQHYGWFTSPLRRAADYINQKQLLSLIDDTAETLYQNSDAELFAALRDFDTAYTAYADFQRQMEAYWSLVYLQQQGTNELTATILKEDLVRIEGLPLVTRATGIPFDALPKSQVLLKITELDPEKQFIALNYVKAVAPAVA
- a CDS encoding YdcF family protein, giving the protein MFKKALVFILVLFFTAALLPLWIMWRDFWVSRLDADTVRPADTAVVLSTRSYEGGRLNPCLVARVEASVELYRAGKVKKLVMSGGVSRDLQSSAGNMQMIAEKMGVPKADIIQEREAGNTFENIVFSRKFIENSPRVVIVSAGFHLARARMMADKQWQGHDIQVYAAPFCSEPYGGYGFTVLRESAAFVKNALKGRL
- the rsgA gene encoding ribosome small subunit-dependent GTPase A; protein product: MTDTAQIITSYGRRYIVRTPDGKTYEASTRKKRVDFACGDRVHIQTVNAEQAVIEDYLPRESLLYRQDAWKTKLIAANVSQLLIVTAAVPSPSEALLQRALLAAEAAGIQAVIILNKADLPETALWREKLKFYETLGYPVIETRALENADVLRPVLQGHTNILLGQSGMGKSTLTNALLGNQTARTGDISTALDSGKHTTTHAQLYDLNEETQLIDSPGLQEFGLHHLEAADLLQYFPDLNHLVGQCRFHNCTHRAEPGCAVKAAVETGEAKPERIEFLQRITDELLR